One segment of Macrobrachium rosenbergii isolate ZJJX-2024 chromosome 25, ASM4041242v1, whole genome shotgun sequence DNA contains the following:
- the LOC136852227 gene encoding serine/threonine-protein kinase WNK1-like, protein MLWSDEELVPRPEPTAEPEPEPSLNLPSGDPTPSRLPSGADNSFCPAVETLPVPVECTDQDSAPSVTDVKPFPTSASVPGPALVPVPEHALDLPSEGLTTCEPLAPIMNSSSSPKSSKGKTLVDKSLRAKLVVQIQELQQQLAEIHGTALTLVVAAAEIGGTPSDPIVGTTTVEIVAAAKAVASIVPAPPIEAASNGTYGLGPEGTPVPPQVSTPPIISEISKPKGELEEAKPPVDPGIIRTVDPEEKIRAEVHRSLEEIQCFPVEVTGRLPVSRG, encoded by the coding sequence ATGCTCTGGTCAGATGAAGAGCTTGTGCCAAGACCTGAGCCTACCGCAGAGCCAGAGCCTGAACCCTCTTTGAATCTCCCCTCCGGAGATCCAACTCCCTCACGGCTTCCGTCAGGAGCGGATAATTCTTTCTGCCCTGCCGTCGAGACATTGCCTGTACCAGTTGAATGCACTGATCAGGACAGTGCTCCATCTGTCACGGATGTCAAGCCATTCCCTACTTCAGCCTCTGTGCCTgggcctgccttagtgccagtgccagagcatgccctcGATCTCCCCTCAGAAGGTCTTACAACATGCGAACCTCTTGCACCCATAATgaactcttcctcttctcctaaGTCCTCAAAAGGCAAGACTCTAGTGGACAAATCCCTAAGAGCCAAGTTAGTTGTCCAAATCCAGGAACTGCAACAACAGTTGGCAGAGATACATGGCACAGCCCTTACtctggttgttgcagcagctgaaATAGGTGGCACTCCCTCAGACCCCATTGTTGGCACTACCACTGTCGAGATTGTTGCAGCAGCCAAGGCAGTGGCTAGCATTGTGCCTGCTCCGCCCATTGAAGCAGCTTCCAATGGCACATACGGCTTAGGTCCTGAAGGCACTCCTGTGCCTCCTCAGGTATCGACCCCACCAATTATCTCTGAAATATCCAAGCCTAAAGGTGAATTAGAAGAGGCAAAGCCACCAGTAGACCCAGGAATTATTCGCACAGTTGATcctgaggaaaaaataagagcTGAAGTGCACCGTTCCCTTGAGGAAATCCAGTGCTTCCCAGTAGAAGTAACTGGAAGGCTACCTGTATCAAGGGGCTAA